DNA sequence from the Armigeres subalbatus isolate Guangzhou_Male chromosome 1, GZ_Asu_2, whole genome shotgun sequence genome:
AAATGTTTTAGGTTAAAGAACATGAAAATGGATGCAGTAAAGTTCGTGGATGTTGCGAAACCGGGTACGAGCGCGGAGAAAGACCTGAGCACTTTAATGGGCAGAATGTCGACGTTTCAGGGAGCTGACAATGACAGCGATGATGATGAATGGAATTCAGGTGATTTGCAGTGTATGTGTGTTGCGTCTCTTAATAAAATAAGTGAACCATGTCTTATAAATGTCTCAATTGATGATCGTTTGGTACAAATGGAGGTTGATTGTGGTTCTAGTGTAACCGTTATGGGAAAATCTCAATATTTTTCGTTATTCAAAAAGCCTTTAACCATGAGTGAGAAGCAACTGCTAGTTGTCAATGGGTCAAAACTAAAAATTGAAGGGGAAACAAATGCTTTAGTGAATCTAAATGGATTGAAAATGAGATTaaatcttttaattttaaacacagattttaaatttatccccttgtttggccgaaattggCTTGATGTTTTCTTTCCTCAATGGAGGAACAATTTTCTTAGTGATCAAATGGTAAACAGGGTAGATTCAACGGACAAAGAGTGTATTATTGGGGAAATTAAAAGCAAATTTGCGAaagtttttatgaaaaatttttcAACGCCCATTAAAGATTTTGAGGCTGATTTGGTGTTAAAAAGTGATGTCCCTATTTTTAAAAGGGCCTATGAGGTTGAGGGAAAAGTCCTGGATTATTTGACAAAACTAGAAAAGAAAATGTGATTACACCGGTGAAGACCAGTGAATGGGCATCACCAGTGGTTGtagttatgaaaaaaaataatgaaataagacTCGTAATTGATTGTaaagtttcaataaataaaGTTTTAATACCAAATACTTACCCTTTACCTTTGGCAGCCGACTTGTTCGCTAAATTGGCAAATTGTAAAGTTTTTTGTACGCTAGACCTGGAGGGAGCTTATACACAGCTAGCATTGACTGAACGTTCCAAGAAATTTATGGTGATCAACACAATCAAGGGATTGTTCACCTATAATCGTTTACCTCAGGGGGCTTCCTCAAGTGCATCGATTTTCCAACAGGTTATGGATCAAATTTTAGAAGGGATTATAAACGTTTATGTTTACCTTGATGATGTACTGATAGCAGGTGAAAACTTGGAGATTTGTCGTGAAAAATTGTTTCTTGTTTTGGAAAGACTCGCAAATTTTTATTCgtatatatttatttggtaggcactctgtgttcttaaccgctactgtgccgtgatctactgtggtactctgctgtacagagtccacacagaatctatttttagatgtccataattcgttattgttgtcgttaccagtccatatcatcgtgagtccattgtgttcatttgtccatgtggtgaatccagtgatcgttgctttgttcggttgccattaattgaagaacgttggaggaatgcccccgagaagaacagttttgtcagtcgtcatcaggcagccgtttcggtgaggcgcgttccccaaaacgccaccgtacggactgcgcttctggcaactgacaagggtttggtggaggggctgggaatcgaacccatgaccattcgcttatgaggcgaacgtgtagccaactacgctacgggacccccccaaGACTCGCAAATGCAAATATCAAAGTAAATGTTGagaaatgtaaattttttgtGTCAGAATTGCCTTATTTGGGCCATATTCTTAGCGAAAATGGGTTACTACCTAGTCCagacaaaatttcaacaattcaaAAAGCAAAGGTTCCTAGAAATGTGACTGAGCTAAAGTCATATTTAGGCTTGATCAACTACTATAATCGTTTCGTGCCCCATATGTCTATCAAGTTATTCCATTTGTATaaactattgaagaaaaatactaaatttgtTTGGGATGGTAATTGTGAAAAAGCTttccaaaaaagcaaaaacgcACTGGTTAATAccaattttttagaattttatgaCCCATCAAAAGACATTGTAGTAGTAACAGACGCTTCAGGCTATGGCCTAGGAGGAGTGATTGCACATGTGGTAGAAGGCATCGAAAAGCCTATTAGTTTTACCTCTTTTACGTTAAATGACGCGCAGAAAGGTTACCCAATTCTTCATCTGGAAGCTTTGGCCTTGGTTTGTACTattaaaaaattccataaatattTATATGGGCAAAGGTTCATTGCTTATACTGATCACAAACCATTGATAGGGATTTTCGGCAAAGAAGGGAAAAATTCCATATTTGTAACAAGACTCCAACGATACATACTTGAACTCTCGATTTACGATTTTGAAATACGGTACAGACCTTCTGCAAAAATGGGAAACGCGGATTTTTGTTCGAGATTCCCATTAGAGCAGAAGGTTCCTATTGAGTTAGATCATGAGTTTATAAAAAGTATAAACTTTGGTGATGAATTACCCATTGATTTTGCTTTGATTGCCAAATGGACAAAGGACGACAAGTTTTTACAACAACTTATGAAATATTTGCGTGATGGATGGCCAAAAAAGTTGGATAAATGTCTTATGGACGTTTTTGCAAATCAAACTGATTTGGAAATTGTTGAAGAGTGCGTTTTGTACCAGAATAGGGTGGTAATTCCACATAAAATGCAAAACGGAATTTTGAAGCTTTTACACGCCAACCACGCAGGAATAGTTAAAATGAAACAATTGGCAAGAAGGCAAGTGTACTGGTTTGGCATTAATAAAGACATTGAAAAGTATGTATCGAATTCACATCACAATTGGAACAATTGTGGAAGTATGGTAATAGtaccaaaaacaaaagttttgtcCAACTGGAAACCTACTACAAGACCTTTCAGCCGAGTCCACAtagacttcttttatttttctcaCCACACTTTTCTACTGATTGTTGATTCTTTCTCAAAGTGGTTGGAGGTAGAATGGATGAAGAAGGGCACGGATTGTGCAAAAGTGGTGAAGAAATTGGTAGCTTATTTTGCTAGATTTGGTTTACCAGATGTACTGGTATCGGACGGTGGTCCTCCATTTAATTCATATTCATTCACAACATTTCTTGAAAAGCAGGGGATAAAAGTATTGAAAAGTCCAGCCTATAACCCCTCCAGTAATGGGCAGGCGGAACGGCTGGTGAGAACTGTGAAAACagtattgaaaaagtttttattaGACCCAGACTTGCAAGATGTTGATTTGGAGGATCAGATAAACTTATTTCTAATGAATTATAGAAATAATATTGTTTCGTGTGATGGGCAATTTCCCTCAGagaaaatatttaatttcaaaCCAAAAACGATTTTGGACCTTTTGAATCCAAAAAAGACTTATAGAAATTATTTACAAGTACCGCAGACTCCAATTGATGTAAATGATGACAAAAATATGTCTAATATACCGAAAAAGTCGAATGACGGTTTAGACACACTGACAGAAGGAGATACTGTATGGTATCGAAATTTTCATCATCATTTACCGAATAAATGGATTAAGGCAACGTTTCTCAAACGTTTTTCTATTAACACTTTCCAGATAGCAATTGGAAGCGCTCTCACCATGGCCCACCGAAGTCAGATAAGGGGCTACAAGGGGCAAACTCCGCAGGCGAGGCAAAACGTGTGGCTGGGAGTTGGTAGGTACGGGTGGTAGAGATGCTATGGTCGAAGAACGAACTGGAATTGAAGAACGGCACGAAGAGGACACCGAAGAAGTTAACGCAGGAAGCGGCTCTGATGATGAACCATTCAGGGGATTCCCTATGGTTCCGGCAAAGGCCAGGAAGCGAAACGCGACTTCGGCGGACTTGCCGAGCGTGTGTCTACGGCGATCGAAGAGGATTCGCAAACGAAACGAAGATCCGGAGTTTAGCTATTCGTAGAGTATAAGTTCAAAGtgatgaattttcgaaaaagtgaattGTTTAACAAATTAAgttcatttgaagtttgttaaGTTCGATATATATAAGATATTTCAAGTTCGAATTTGTTGAAATGTAAATATTTAAGTATTAATTTGAAGGGGGAACAGCTGTTGTGTCACCCACCACACTGAACTATTTATAATTGTAAATACCTAAAATTACACAAACCTTGATTATACGTCAATTAAGCGTTACTATCGTAACGCTTCAATCTGTCAAGATAATAAAAGAATAAATCTCTCGTCCACTTTCATTTGGACCAGCAACGGACACGCAtcgttttttaattcatttccaTCATGGCGGAAAAGTTCGAAAATTTATAAAACATTTCTATGGGGACAGAAAACACAGGACGAGAAAAATTTCACGTCACCTTCCACACGCAGCACACTTTGATCTCCCGCAGATTTTTTCCACTCATATTTATGAAAaagaaattctgctcttccctcctatgggaaaccccattgctatctgtcagagtttgagtgaaacatggccgccatctcctcctctctgttgctctactgtaaaaacccattaagaactgtcattgtttttgtgaagaattttgcttcgacttcgcgaatttgGCACGGGAAATCAATAATGCCACCACATTGCTCTTTTCGCaactttttttgacattttttcttaaaactatttttctTAGCTTTCTAATGCCCAAAACCGGACTATcgtttgtttttcaattgttcagaattgcgaaagtttttgatattggtcaataATAAAGTCCTTAATGCATGTCTAAgagtatattaaaaaaaaatcaaatttccacaattttattttattatggaaagaGGCGAAAGAGGCGTTTCTtagaagagtgaaatatttgaagtttagtatttttcctcTACTAACTGAATGTTTTGGTGGTTATAGTTATGGTGGTAAATGATTGAATCATTatgattcactctaaaatatttctaatttctcaaCGGAACAAGAAAATTAGGCCCATACATTATGAAATTTCTACAGCTCTTGAATTTcatcacaaggttttttgaaacctcccgttttgcaagcgcgTTTGTCCCTTTTATTCACCTCAATGATCTGATCAGTTTAGTAGGGCGGCACCTCGGGGATCAGATCTAGGATCACTCCAGGCTGGGTGATGCACGTTCAACTCCCCCAAGAGGATGACAGGGGGAGGGAAATCGTAGATTATATTGCATAGTTTTCTTACGATAGGTAATCAATTAATACAGTCGACGATTCTCCtctcctgttttttttttaatttttaaacatttgttTACCATTTCAATGAAAACCTGTCTTACTAAAGATCTGTTTCCAGGAATCTTATTCTAATTAGAGTTATATATTTCGAAACAATATTGAATATTCTTTCAATTCTATCAACATAATAAATCattataaatttctaaaattgtATTAATGGAAATTCTTTCCACTACAAACCCCCCGCCGAGTTCTGCTCAACATGGTGCTCGTGAAATCGTGAGTGTTCGCACTATAGCTAGATTAACTATCGTTTATAATTGTTTCTGTTTTTTCCCATTATCAAATCGAATGCTACTTGTTCCCTAGAAATCACTAGCAAAAATCCGCCACAGCCCAACGTTGCGTCGACACTGGCATCGGCTCATTTAAtcgtttaatattttaataactCTAAATTGTGTGGTGCTAACAATTACTTTATTGAGGTCTGCTCTGCTGGTTTGCTTGTTCGtgttttttcgtagttttttgTGTGAAATTCTATCattattaattgattttttttgttccttATTCACGTATCCTAACAGTTGACATTCTAAAAGTTTAGTAGGAATATGGTTATGATCCAAAAGTTCTTCGATCGCTTTCCACTTTGACGATGAAAGTGCGCAGTGATTGAAAGATTTCAATTTATTGTATTCGTAATTGTTTTTTGGTAGTAGGTaatatcaaatatatttttcgcGTAAAGTTTTTAAGCACAACTAACGGAAAGTAACACTATCGAGAAGGCGCTATATATTTAATAAGTATGAATCGCTATCGTTTTACTAAAGCATCATGGTTCTTCTATGTTATGTTGCCCTTACTACTACTACTGGCCCTATGCGTGGTATTGATTTCGTCTACTGATTTGTCTACCAGAAACGTCGCAAAAGGCATGTCACGGCTTGGTTCTGGCTCGTatagaatatttccataaaataataaaccttttaattaaatggttgaattcgccgaaataaaaaaatgtcctTAAAAATTATATTAGGAAAATAGACTtagaaataagaagaaggaaggtttataaagtgaaaacaaaaatgaatgGCCTCATTATTTAAAATGGTagatttctaagattttttttgtcaaaaatcaTTATATCAAACGCTGTACTTGCGTTCGAAATTCTACATTGCTGGATTTATGACCATAACACAATCCATAGATACCTTTTGACGACCCTTCTGGAAGCTTCCCCGGTCTAGCACCTTTCAAAAAGTTAAACTGGCACCCCGGTCCGATCTTTGATCTTGCCCATCACACTCGAGTGCATCTTCGAGTAGCCCCCGCTGCTGTGCGACTTGGTCAACTTGAGCGTTTCGTGCCCGTGCTGGACGTGATTGTTCAGCTGGTGGGCACTCCCCCCGCTACTCATCCCGGTGGTTACCGTTTCGGAGAAAAACAACGGCGATGAGCGCTTCTCTAGTCCGGAGGTCGTTCTCCGACCACTGCTCGGCGAATGTCCGCTCTTTGCGGAACCGATGTCGTCTCCGGAGGACGGCGGGGCCGTGGGAGGACCCGTGATCCGCTCCAACTCTTCGTCGATGCACTTGAACTGCCAGCTCCAGTTGGCGCGGTACAGGAACGGGCGATGATCGAACCGGTTGTCATCTGGGCTGTACGATTCGGCATGGTAAGAAGGCGTGAGCACCGTCATCTTGTGACGGTTGATGGCGTAACAGCGGAAGAAGTGCTTGACTTTGTCGGAGATTTCCCGCGGGGTACGGCTGTCCTTCCACATCGAAACCAACTTGCAGAACATGCTGTATGGGCCGCAGTAGTTCTGCTTCCGCAGGCGGCCAAACTCGCTTAGCTCGTTATAGGTCATGCCCATGTCCTCTTCATCCGTCTGGGCGAGAGCACCATCGCGAAGTGGCTCCAACTCGGCAGTAGGGGGAGCAGTCACGATATCCGACACAATGGGAAGGTTGAACTTGTCCTTGGCGTACAGCAAAAATCGTTTCAGATCCGTCTTGGAGATGCCTCCAATAGGGTTGATGTCGGCGGATGAACAGTCATACTTTGTCATGTAACCACGCAAGGCTTCGTCGACATTGGCGGACCCCAGAACCAGCAGCCCCCCAGGACGATTTCGCACCCAAAGCATTAATTGAGCGAATAGATATGACAAGACCATCCTGGTCCTGGCTTGGATATTCTGAAGCGCCAAGTTCTGACGTGGGCAACCCCCTTGGGTCTTGAACAAAGGCTTCATACCCGTAACTGTGTTAAAAATCGCCAATAAGGCACTTACAGCACCATCGATGTTGATCTCCAAATGGTAACTCCCGATCTGGTTAGCCAAGCTGGTCGCTCTCTGGCGGGTCTCCTTGCTGGAATTCTCGCTTCCCATGTAGCACGTCACCAGCAGTCGATTACACAAGGCAGCCGGATTATCCGGTGTAAAGTCCGGATCAGCCAGGATCTTCCGGATATCGTGAAGAACCTGGATATCACCAAGCATCACCGACTTCACCACCAGACGACACATCGAATGAACGATGATCGCCGTACTGCTTGAATCGACTCCACCGCTCAACGGCAAGAAGAACCCGCCTTGCCCAGAACGACGAAGATAGTCCCACAGCCAACACGCCGGACCCAGAGCAATCTCCTCTTCGGCACTGTGGTAAACCCACTCCAGCGGTGTGCTTGGTGGTATATTTAGATCACATGCATGAGATAAGGCAAAGTCTACGTTCACCCGAGGATATGTCGGAGTCGAGGCCGCAATCGTACAACGCGACCTCATCGCTACCCGAT
Encoded proteins:
- the LOC134207793 gene encoding glutamine-dependent NAD(+) synthetase isoform X2; protein product: MMLPNKRRRMGRKVTLAVATLNQWALDFEGNMSRIMESILEAREMGATYRTGPELEVTGYSCEDHFHESDTYLHAWEILVEIMMSPHCQNMLIDVGMPVQHRNVAYNCRVVFHNKRILLIRPKLVMCDDGNYRETRWFSSWTKERQTEEFYLPRMVSAATGQHTVPIGDAVIATRDTCLGYEICEELWTPRSTHIDMSLSGVEIIVNSSGSYMQLRKAYITTDLIRNASFKAGGAYLFSNLRGCDGQRVYFNGCSAIALNGHVVARGKQFALEDVEVTTATIDLEDIRSYRVAMRSRCTIAASTPTYPRVNVDFALSHACDLNIPPSTPLEWVYHSAEEEIALGPACWLWDYLRRSGQGGFFLPLSGGVDSSSTAIIVHSMCRLVVKSVMLGDIQVLHDIRKILADPDFTPDNPAALCNRLLVTCYMGSENSSKETRQRATSLANQIGSYHLEINIDGAVSALLAIFNTVTGMKPLFKTQGGCPRQNLALQNIQARTRMVLSYLFAQLMLWVRNRPGGLLVLGSANVDEALRGYMTKYDCSSADINPIGGISKTDLKRFLLYAKDKFNLPIVSDIVTAPPTAELEPLRDGALAQTDEEDMGMTYNELSEFGRLRKQNYCGPYSMFCKLVSMWKDSRTPREISDKVKHFFRCYAINRHKMTVLTPSYHAESYSPDDNRFDHRPFLYRANWSWQFKCIDEELERITGPPTAPPSSGDDIGSAKSGHSPSSGRRTTSGLEKRSSPLFFSETVTTGMSSGGSAHQLNNHVQHGHETLKLTKSHSSGGYSKMHSSVMGKIKDRTGVPV
- the LOC134207793 gene encoding glutamine-dependent NAD(+) synthetase isoform X1, whose amino-acid sequence is MFRCTDLPNKRRRMGRKVTLAVATLNQWALDFEGNMSRIMESILEAREMGATYRTGPELEVTGYSCEDHFHESDTYLHAWEILVEIMMSPHCQNMLIDVGMPVQHRNVAYNCRVVFHNKRILLIRPKLVMCDDGNYRETRWFSSWTKERQTEEFYLPRMVSAATGQHTVPIGDAVIATRDTCLGYEICEELWTPRSTHIDMSLSGVEIIVNSSGSYMQLRKAYITTDLIRNASFKAGGAYLFSNLRGCDGQRVYFNGCSAIALNGHVVARGKQFALEDVEVTTATIDLEDIRSYRVAMRSRCTIAASTPTYPRVNVDFALSHACDLNIPPSTPLEWVYHSAEEEIALGPACWLWDYLRRSGQGGFFLPLSGGVDSSSTAIIVHSMCRLVVKSVMLGDIQVLHDIRKILADPDFTPDNPAALCNRLLVTCYMGSENSSKETRQRATSLANQIGSYHLEINIDGAVSALLAIFNTVTGMKPLFKTQGGCPRQNLALQNIQARTRMVLSYLFAQLMLWVRNRPGGLLVLGSANVDEALRGYMTKYDCSSADINPIGGISKTDLKRFLLYAKDKFNLPIVSDIVTAPPTAELEPLRDGALAQTDEEDMGMTYNELSEFGRLRKQNYCGPYSMFCKLVSMWKDSRTPREISDKVKHFFRCYAINRHKMTVLTPSYHAESYSPDDNRFDHRPFLYRANWSWQFKCIDEELERITGPPTAPPSSGDDIGSAKSGHSPSSGRRTTSGLEKRSSPLFFSETVTTGMSSGGSAHQLNNHVQHGHETLKLTKSHSSGGYSKMHSSVMGKIKDRTGVPV
- the LOC134207793 gene encoding glutamine-dependent NAD(+) synthetase isoform X3 → MGRKVTLAVATLNQWALDFEGNMSRIMESILEAREMGATYRTGPELEVTGYSCEDHFHESDTYLHAWEILVEIMMSPHCQNMLIDVGMPVQHRNVAYNCRVVFHNKRILLIRPKLVMCDDGNYRETRWFSSWTKERQTEEFYLPRMVSAATGQHTVPIGDAVIATRDTCLGYEICEELWTPRSTHIDMSLSGVEIIVNSSGSYMQLRKAYITTDLIRNASFKAGGAYLFSNLRGCDGQRVYFNGCSAIALNGHVVARGKQFALEDVEVTTATIDLEDIRSYRVAMRSRCTIAASTPTYPRVNVDFALSHACDLNIPPSTPLEWVYHSAEEEIALGPACWLWDYLRRSGQGGFFLPLSGGVDSSSTAIIVHSMCRLVVKSVMLGDIQVLHDIRKILADPDFTPDNPAALCNRLLVTCYMGSENSSKETRQRATSLANQIGSYHLEINIDGAVSALLAIFNTVTGMKPLFKTQGGCPRQNLALQNIQARTRMVLSYLFAQLMLWVRNRPGGLLVLGSANVDEALRGYMTKYDCSSADINPIGGISKTDLKRFLLYAKDKFNLPIVSDIVTAPPTAELEPLRDGALAQTDEEDMGMTYNELSEFGRLRKQNYCGPYSMFCKLVSMWKDSRTPREISDKVKHFFRCYAINRHKMTVLTPSYHAESYSPDDNRFDHRPFLYRANWSWQFKCIDEELERITGPPTAPPSSGDDIGSAKSGHSPSSGRRTTSGLEKRSSPLFFSETVTTGMSSGGSAHQLNNHVQHGHETLKLTKSHSSGGYSKMHSSVMGKIKDRTGVPV